In a single window of the Candidatus Neomarinimicrobiota bacterium genome:
- a CDS encoding ABC transporter ATP-binding protein: MIQVTDLHFAYGSNSQDTLRGLNFQVDTGEIFGFLGPSGAGKSTTQKILIGILNNYRGAVSVNGLDLQKLNSEFYESIGVAFETPNLYTKFTALENLEFFARFYASKTRNPVELLAAVGLEDSAKTRVSDFSKGMKVRLNFCRSLLNNPTLIFLDEPTAGLDPVNLRKLEALILAEKDKGNTICITTHDMHVADTLCDRVAFIVDGEVSLIDSPRELKLQHGERFLEIEYRDADSLQTQSIPMDTLGTNDTFQNILKNHYIETIHSREASLEDVFVKTTGRTLQ, encoded by the coding sequence ATGATCCAGGTAACTGATCTTCACTTTGCTTATGGTTCCAATTCTCAGGACACACTCAGAGGTTTAAATTTTCAGGTTGACACCGGTGAAATTTTCGGATTTCTTGGTCCAAGTGGTGCTGGAAAGAGCACAACTCAAAAAATCCTCATCGGCATTCTGAATAACTACAGGGGTGCAGTCTCAGTCAATGGTCTTGATCTTCAAAAGCTGAACTCTGAATTCTATGAGTCCATAGGTGTGGCCTTTGAGACCCCCAATTTATACACCAAATTCACTGCCCTGGAAAACCTGGAATTCTTTGCCCGGTTTTATGCCAGTAAAACCCGGAATCCTGTGGAGCTTCTGGCTGCTGTTGGACTGGAGGATTCGGCCAAGACCCGTGTCAGTGATTTTTCCAAAGGGATGAAGGTTCGATTGAACTTTTGCCGCAGTCTATTGAACAACCCGACCCTGATCTTTCTGGACGAACCTACAGCAGGGCTGGATCCTGTCAATCTGCGCAAGCTGGAAGCTCTAATTCTCGCCGAGAAAGATAAAGGCAATACCATCTGTATCACCACCCATGACATGCATGTTGCCGACACACTTTGTGATCGGGTTGCCTTTATTGTGGATGGTGAGGTTAGTCTGATTGACTCACCCAGAGAGCTCAAATTGCAGCATGGTGAAAGATTCCTGGAAATTGAATATCGTGACGCAGATTCATTACAAACCCAATCTATTCCCATGGACACACTGGGCACAAATGACACGTTTCAGAATATCTTGAAGAATCATTATATCGAAACCATTCACAGCAGGGAAGCCAGCCTGGAGGATGTTTTTGTAAAGACGACTGGGAGAACGCTGCAGTGA
- the dnaE gene encoding DNA polymerase III subunit alpha, producing MAEFVHLHNHSHYSLLDGAARIDQIISKVSELEMKSFALTDHGNMFGAVEFYKAATKAKIKPIIGMEAYVAPGIHTEKRLPTEGKRAYHLVLLAKNEIGYRNLLKLTSMAYQDGFYFVPRVDKDLLRQHSEGLIATTACLSGQVTYHAARGDYDRAKEQAIEYDEIFGRGNFFLEMQRHFTLEGREFELEAIAREVVQKVSRDTGIPLVATNDSHYVSSDHHKAHDALICIGRGKYISDTNRMKYDTKDIYIKSAEQMVELFKDVPEAIENTLRINEMCQFKLETGVNHMPEFPIPEGRSLNDHLDAITWEGMEGRVKQIDTRYKERLNYELDVIKKMGFPGYFLITHDFVNYAKKQGIPVGPGRGSAAGSLVAYSLGITDLDPLQYDLLFERFLNPDRVSMPDIDIDFCYDRREEVIDYMRDRFGHDSVTQIITFNKLKARAVIRDVGRVLEVPIKETDRIAKLVPEELGIKLPQALKKSPELKLASELDEVHKQLFDYSEVLEGMNRNAGKHAAGLVIAPGKLTDYIPLYKSAKDGTVTSQYDMKALEDVGLIKFDFLGLRTLTVIQEAIELIKKFKGVEIDIATIPMDDPAVYKLFADGLTIGLFQFESTGMREYLKKLKPTVLEDLFAMNALYRPGPMGNINDFIARKHGEQKVTSLHPLMEEILKETYGIIVYQEQVMQLGSVIAGFSLSKADLMRRAMGKKIKSLMDEMKEEFITGAKKNDINEKLASKIWDLIEKFAEYGFNKSHSAAYSVIAYQTAYLKTHYPVEFLAANMSSEKDNTEKIQMLLAECRKLGINTIAPDVNASMVHFAPGEGKSIIYGLNAIKKVGSKAAEVIMQERLDNGPFESIFDFCSRVDSQSTNKGVVEALVGSGAMDTLPGTRWEKFLSVEDAVYHGQRVQTLKNTNQTDLFGGGGDSAMIREPELNDAPAWNNMDMLNREREYIGFYLTGHPLHGFESEINAFSNLDLIDLTASRDEQDVRIGGIISGMKIHYDKRNNQMAFFTLNGLDGSIEALAFSDAFTKYKEYIANDSRVYMEGRISKRSDDDLKVLVTKVIPLEEGQNEYAREVHIAFDPALLAGNVLDETQILARRYSGACTLIFHLREGDTRERIMMARSARVSANRGFIRTLRDSFGEENVWLA from the coding sequence GTGGCTGAATTCGTTCACCTTCACAATCATTCCCACTACTCGCTGCTGGACGGCGCTGCCCGCATAGATCAAATTATTTCCAAGGTCTCCGAACTGGAGATGAAAAGCTTTGCTCTGACTGATCATGGCAACATGTTCGGCGCTGTTGAATTTTACAAGGCTGCCACCAAGGCTAAAATCAAACCTATTATTGGGATGGAGGCCTATGTAGCTCCGGGCATCCACACCGAAAAACGCCTGCCTACTGAAGGAAAAAGAGCCTATCATCTTGTCCTGCTGGCTAAAAATGAAATTGGATATCGCAATCTTCTCAAACTGACATCCATGGCCTACCAGGATGGCTTCTATTTTGTTCCCCGTGTTGATAAAGATTTGCTGAGACAGCACTCTGAGGGTCTCATCGCCACGACAGCTTGCCTCAGTGGACAGGTTACCTATCATGCTGCCCGAGGAGATTACGACCGGGCCAAGGAGCAGGCTATTGAATATGACGAGATATTTGGTCGGGGTAATTTCTTTTTAGAGATGCAACGTCACTTCACCCTTGAAGGTCGTGAGTTTGAGCTGGAGGCCATTGCACGTGAAGTGGTTCAGAAAGTCTCAAGGGATACTGGCATTCCACTGGTAGCAACCAATGATTCTCACTATGTCAGCTCAGATCATCACAAGGCTCACGATGCCTTGATATGTATTGGTCGTGGCAAATACATCAGCGATACCAATCGCATGAAATACGATACCAAAGACATTTACATCAAAAGTGCTGAGCAGATGGTCGAACTCTTCAAAGATGTTCCAGAAGCCATTGAGAACACACTACGTATTAATGAAATGTGCCAGTTCAAACTGGAAACCGGTGTAAACCACATGCCTGAATTCCCCATTCCAGAAGGTCGTTCTCTAAACGACCACCTAGATGCAATCACCTGGGAGGGCATGGAAGGTCGAGTCAAACAAATCGACACCCGCTACAAAGAGCGTCTGAATTATGAGCTTGATGTTATCAAAAAAATGGGCTTCCCCGGATACTTTCTCATTACCCATGATTTTGTGAATTATGCTAAAAAACAAGGCATTCCTGTGGGACCAGGTCGTGGGTCGGCAGCTGGAAGCCTGGTCGCCTATTCTCTTGGTATAACGGATCTTGATCCCCTTCAATACGATTTACTGTTCGAGCGTTTTCTGAATCCTGATCGTGTGAGTATGCCCGATATTGATATCGATTTTTGTTATGACCGACGGGAAGAGGTCATCGATTATATGCGGGACCGCTTTGGACACGATTCAGTTACTCAGATCATTACCTTTAATAAACTCAAAGCTCGTGCAGTTATTCGAGATGTGGGACGTGTCCTGGAAGTCCCCATCAAAGAAACGGATCGAATTGCCAAGCTGGTCCCTGAAGAGCTGGGCATCAAACTGCCTCAAGCTCTGAAGAAAAGTCCAGAGCTGAAACTGGCATCGGAACTTGACGAAGTTCATAAACAGTTATTCGACTATTCTGAAGTCCTGGAAGGCATGAACCGCAATGCCGGTAAGCATGCTGCTGGCCTGGTGATAGCTCCTGGAAAACTCACTGATTACATCCCCCTTTATAAATCCGCCAAAGATGGGACGGTTACCAGCCAGTACGATATGAAAGCCCTGGAGGATGTGGGCTTAATCAAGTTCGACTTCCTCGGCCTGAGAACGCTTACAGTCATTCAGGAGGCTATTGAACTCATCAAGAAGTTTAAAGGCGTGGAGATTGATATTGCAACCATCCCCATGGACGACCCGGCTGTCTATAAGTTATTTGCTGATGGCCTGACCATCGGTTTGTTCCAGTTTGAATCTACGGGCATGCGGGAGTATTTGAAGAAACTCAAGCCAACAGTCCTGGAAGATTTGTTTGCCATGAATGCCCTGTATCGACCAGGTCCCATGGGCAATATTAATGACTTTATCGCCCGAAAACATGGTGAACAGAAAGTGACCTCTTTGCATCCCTTGATGGAGGAGATTCTCAAAGAAACTTACGGTATTATCGTCTACCAGGAACAGGTCATGCAACTGGGATCGGTGATTGCTGGATTTTCTCTCTCAAAAGCCGATTTAATGCGCCGGGCCATGGGTAAAAAGATCAAATCCCTCATGGATGAGATGAAAGAAGAGTTTATAACCGGTGCTAAGAAAAATGACATCAATGAAAAACTCGCCAGCAAGATCTGGGATTTAATTGAGAAATTTGCTGAATATGGTTTTAACAAAAGTCACTCTGCTGCCTATTCGGTTATTGCCTATCAGACCGCTTATCTGAAGACCCACTATCCTGTCGAATTCCTGGCGGCTAACATGAGCTCAGAAAAGGATAACACGGAAAAAATTCAGATGCTTCTGGCCGAATGTCGCAAACTGGGCATTAACACGATTGCGCCTGATGTAAATGCCAGTATGGTTCACTTTGCCCCAGGCGAAGGTAAAAGTATTATTTACGGATTGAATGCCATCAAGAAGGTGGGCTCCAAGGCAGCTGAAGTCATCATGCAGGAACGTCTGGACAATGGCCCCTTTGAATCTATTTTTGATTTCTGTTCCAGAGTTGACTCACAAAGCACCAATAAGGGTGTGGTTGAAGCCCTGGTGGGCAGTGGCGCTATGGACACACTCCCGGGAACACGCTGGGAGAAATTCCTCAGTGTTGAAGATGCAGTTTATCATGGACAGCGGGTTCAAACCCTGAAGAACACCAACCAGACCGACCTCTTTGGTGGCGGTGGTGATTCAGCCATGATCCGAGAGCCCGAACTAAACGATGCCCCGGCCTGGAACAACATGGACATGCTCAATCGTGAGCGGGAATACATCGGGTTCTATCTCACCGGGCATCCCTTGCATGGTTTTGAGAGCGAAATCAATGCCTTCTCAAATCTTGACCTTATCGACCTGACTGCCAGCCGAGATGAGCAGGATGTGCGCATTGGTGGCATTATTTCAGGCATGAAAATCCACTATGATAAACGCAATAACCAAATGGCCTTTTTCACCTTAAATGGTCTTGATGGCTCTATTGAGGCGTTGGCATTCTCGGATGCCTTTACCAAGTACAAGGAATACATCGCCAATGATTCCAGGGTCTATATGGAAGGTCGAATTTCAAAAAGAAGTGACGATGATCTCAAGGTCCTGGTGACTAAGGTGATCCCCCTGGAAGAGGGACAAAACGAATATGCCCGTGAAGTCCACATCGCTTTTGATCCTGCCCTTCTGGCTGGAAACGTATTGGATGAGACTCAAATTCTTGCCAGGCGATATTCTGGTGCCTGCACACTGATTTTCCACCTCAGAGAAGGTGATACGCGTGAAAGAATTATGATGGCCAGAAGCGCCAGGGTTTCTGCAAACCGAGGGTTTATCCGAACCCTCCGTGATTCCTTTGGTGAAGAAAATGTCTGGCTGGCCTAG
- a CDS encoding GntR family transcriptional regulator → MSQIGRMNTLHVMREVDFGVYLDGEELGDILLPKREVPEGTKVDDMLEVFVYFDSTDTIIASTLKPKTMVGEFASLKVIDNNEMGAFLDWGLPKDLLVPFREQSHKLVEGRHYVVHTYLDIVSNRIAASTKLDKFLSDENPRFTPGEKVDLFIVNRTDLGYKAIIENGYWGLLFKDEVFQPLQQGQQLEGYIKNIREDGKIDLTLQEPGVQHMDAASQKILDLLEEHQGFLPFNDKTPPDVVYREFGLSKKVFKRSIGSLYKKRLIKLEPHGIQLIDDN, encoded by the coding sequence ATGTCTCAAATTGGAAGAATGAATACGCTCCATGTCATGCGGGAAGTGGACTTTGGGGTCTATCTGGATGGCGAAGAACTGGGTGATATTCTATTACCCAAACGCGAAGTTCCAGAAGGCACAAAAGTTGACGATATGCTCGAGGTATTTGTATACTTTGATTCCACAGACACCATCATTGCATCAACCCTAAAGCCTAAAACCATGGTGGGTGAATTTGCCAGCCTCAAGGTTATCGACAATAATGAGATGGGCGCTTTTCTGGATTGGGGGCTGCCCAAAGATCTGTTGGTTCCCTTTCGTGAACAAAGCCACAAACTTGTCGAGGGTCGACACTATGTGGTCCACACTTATCTGGACATCGTCAGCAACCGCATTGCAGCCAGCACCAAACTCGACAAGTTTTTAAGTGATGAGAACCCACGCTTCACTCCTGGTGAAAAAGTTGATCTGTTTATCGTAAATCGCACAGATCTGGGATATAAAGCCATTATTGAGAACGGATATTGGGGTCTGCTTTTCAAAGACGAAGTTTTCCAGCCCCTGCAACAGGGGCAACAACTTGAAGGCTACATCAAAAACATCCGCGAGGATGGCAAGATTGATCTCACTCTTCAGGAGCCTGGCGTACAACACATGGATGCCGCCAGTCAAAAGATTCTGGATTTGCTCGAGGAGCATCAGGGATTCCTGCCCTTCAATGACAAAACACCACCTGATGTCGTTTATCGTGAATTTGGGTTGAGCAAGAAGGTGTTTAAGCGTTCTATTGGTTCTCTCTATAAAAAACGCCTGATCAAGCTTGAACCGCATGGGATTCAACTCATAGACGACAACTGA
- a CDS encoding PH domain-containing protein, with protein MEIKPDLGKLMRREIYTFLTITAVIIICTFIIQALVVILDPEVTNAEFVKYVWSWVAGFLIVLWVVTPWFQYLWIINLKYSVDDERVMIQKGIITKKNVSIPYSAVTDFTLSRSLYERWLDIGTLFIQTAGQGAQAGGHEGKLEGIVEFESLHAVLRAKVKAYRGNQGEGTDTQPESVIGEIEVLKSILEEIIEINQKLT; from the coding sequence ATGGAAATTAAACCTGATCTTGGCAAATTGATGCGGCGTGAGATTTACACGTTTTTAACAATCACAGCCGTCATCATTATCTGCACCTTCATTATACAAGCTCTGGTTGTCATTCTTGACCCCGAGGTGACCAATGCTGAGTTTGTTAAATATGTCTGGTCCTGGGTAGCTGGCTTCCTCATCGTGCTTTGGGTTGTAACACCCTGGTTTCAGTACCTCTGGATAATCAATTTGAAGTATTCAGTTGATGATGAACGTGTCATGATTCAAAAAGGCATTATTACTAAAAAGAATGTTAGTATTCCATATTCGGCGGTAACCGATTTTACCCTGAGTCGCTCCCTCTACGAAAGATGGTTGGATATTGGGACCCTGTTTATTCAAACTGCTGGTCAGGGAGCTCAGGCTGGTGGACATGAGGGTAAACTGGAAGGGATCGTGGAATTTGAATCCCTACATGCGGTGTTGCGAGCAAAGGTAAAGGCTTATCGAGGAAATCAAGGTGAGGGCACTGATACTCAACCAGAATCAGTGATTGGTGAAATAGAAGTCTTGAAATCCATTCTGGAAGAGATTATAGAGATTAATCAAAAGCTCACCTGA
- a CDS encoding geranylgeranylglycerol-phosphate geranylgeranyltransferase: MTILRPLNLLQATLAVVLTTAFLGEMAQVDVLLLLILSVTTINAGGNIINDIYDLEIDRINRPDRPLPSGAMSVKQARIYLIILFAAGSLFSWFISMEAFIIAGLISIPTLIAYSACFKRQPLIGNLTVSFMLGLAFIYVGSAFGNIQATLVMAALAFGFTLIREIVKDLEDMAGDSQDEARTLPLVWGESKTLALVLLLMVAFVFVDTLPFFLGGYNHVYLWIVILGINLPLLVFALLLWKQPNKKNYSRAQLFLKLDIFVGLAALYFGQTF, from the coding sequence TTGACCATTTTACGCCCCCTGAATCTACTTCAAGCGACCCTGGCGGTTGTCCTCACAACTGCTTTCCTGGGTGAAATGGCACAGGTCGATGTGCTCCTTCTGTTGATTCTATCGGTGACCACCATAAACGCCGGTGGAAATATCATCAATGACATCTATGATCTGGAAATTGACAGGATAAATCGTCCGGATCGGCCCTTGCCTTCAGGAGCCATGAGTGTTAAACAAGCTCGCATTTACCTCATCATTCTTTTTGCCGCCGGCAGCCTGTTTTCATGGTTTATATCAATGGAGGCTTTCATTATTGCCGGGCTCATTTCAATTCCAACCCTGATAGCGTATAGTGCCTGCTTTAAACGGCAGCCTCTGATTGGTAACCTGACGGTGTCATTTATGTTGGGGTTGGCGTTCATCTATGTCGGTTCTGCTTTTGGCAATATTCAGGCCACCCTGGTTATGGCTGCCCTGGCCTTTGGTTTCACACTGATCAGAGAGATAGTAAAGGATCTGGAAGACATGGCGGGCGATTCTCAAGATGAAGCTCGTACGCTCCCTCTGGTTTGGGGAGAAAGCAAAACGCTTGCATTGGTTCTCCTGCTCATGGTGGCCTTTGTGTTTGTGGATACCCTGCCATTTTTTCTGGGAGGCTACAACCATGTCTATCTATGGATCGTTATATTGGGTATAAATCTGCCCCTGCTGGTTTTCGCCTTATTGCTCTGGAAACAGCCGAACAAAAAAAATTACTCCAGGGCACAATTGTTTTTAAAACTCGATATTTTTGTGGGTCTCGCTGCTCTATATTTCGGCCAGACTTTTTAA
- a CDS encoding GAF domain-containing protein, with protein sequence MNKKAYINRSEVKNYLATADPTVLNYIEQCEVQIDKLAEIGFQLSAERDLPTLLNLIIEEGMRITNSDGGTLYLRTEDDRLAFEIMKTITLGTNWGGISETAIPEFIYPVKLYMENGEPNDHMISAHVGLSGETLNIPDAYENDVYDFSGTKAFDSKNNYRSQSFLCIAMKNHESDIIGVLQLINAADPVTGEIIPFSEDMQKLIESLASQAAVAITTVRLIEGLETLLESFIQLIADAIDEKSPYTGGHCSRVPALAIMLAEKVNQTKEGPFGDVQFSREDMDELRIAAWLHDVGKITTPEYVVDKATKLETIYDRVHEMNTRFEVLKRDAEIDYLRTIANGVTAQKQTLLETELQEKLALLDDDQAFLNECNTGGEFMADDKKERVITISKRQIVLNGEKQNLLSDDWVMNLNISRGTLNNAERDKINDHIVVTIDMLEKLPFPKHLKRVPEFAGGHHETMIGTGYPKGLTKADMSVQARIMGIADIFEALTASDRPYKKGKTLSEAMRIMGFFKADQHIDADLFDVFLSEGVFQEYADQFLDAKYIDEVNVQQYLDIQPKPLSN encoded by the coding sequence ATGAATAAGAAAGCCTATATAAATCGTTCTGAAGTGAAAAACTATCTCGCTACCGCTGATCCTACCGTATTGAATTACATAGAGCAATGTGAAGTTCAAATTGATAAGCTGGCTGAAATTGGATTTCAACTCTCTGCAGAGCGCGACCTTCCTACCCTGCTCAATCTTATTATTGAAGAAGGTATGCGCATCACCAATTCAGATGGTGGAACCTTATATTTACGAACTGAAGATGATCGTCTCGCCTTTGAAATTATGAAGACCATAACGCTGGGTACAAACTGGGGCGGTATCAGTGAAACTGCCATCCCCGAGTTTATATACCCCGTGAAACTTTACATGGAGAATGGAGAACCCAATGATCATATGATTTCTGCTCATGTGGGATTATCAGGAGAGACACTGAATATCCCAGATGCCTATGAGAATGATGTCTATGATTTCTCAGGCACCAAAGCGTTTGATTCGAAAAACAATTATCGCTCCCAGTCTTTTCTCTGTATTGCCATGAAAAACCATGAGAGCGACATCATTGGCGTCCTCCAGCTCATCAATGCAGCCGACCCGGTTACTGGTGAGATTATTCCATTTTCCGAGGATATGCAGAAGCTGATTGAGTCTTTAGCGAGCCAGGCTGCTGTGGCCATTACAACGGTACGCCTTATTGAAGGCCTGGAAACCTTGTTGGAATCATTTATCCAATTGATTGCAGACGCCATTGATGAAAAGTCACCCTATACAGGTGGACACTGTTCACGTGTTCCCGCCCTGGCTATCATGTTGGCCGAGAAAGTTAACCAGACCAAGGAGGGCCCCTTTGGTGATGTCCAATTCTCCCGGGAGGATATGGATGAGCTAAGGATTGCGGCTTGGCTCCATGATGTTGGAAAAATTACCACGCCAGAATATGTGGTTGACAAGGCCACCAAGCTGGAAACCATCTATGATCGTGTTCATGAAATGAATACCAGATTTGAAGTGCTAAAACGGGATGCTGAGATCGATTATTTAAGAACCATTGCCAATGGAGTAACCGCTCAGAAGCAAACACTTCTGGAGACAGAATTACAGGAAAAACTGGCTCTACTCGATGATGATCAGGCTTTTCTGAATGAGTGTAATACTGGTGGTGAATTCATGGCCGATGACAAAAAGGAAAGGGTCATCACTATTTCAAAACGTCAGATTGTACTCAATGGTGAAAAGCAAAATCTACTTTCAGACGACTGGGTCATGAATTTGAACATCTCACGCGGAACCCTGAACAATGCAGAGAGAGATAAAATTAATGATCATATTGTGGTCACCATTGACATGCTGGAAAAACTACCCTTCCCCAAACATCTCAAACGGGTTCCAGAATTTGCCGGCGGCCACCATGAAACCATGATTGGTACAGGATACCCCAAGGGATTAACCAAGGCAGATATGTCTGTTCAGGCTCGTATCATGGGTATTGCTGATATTTTTGAAGCTTTAACTGCCAGCGATCGTCCCTACAAAAAAGGCAAGACCCTTTCTGAAGCCATGCGTATTATGGGCTTTTTTAAGGCAGATCAGCATATTGATGCAGATTTGTTTGATGTTTTTCTCAGTGAAGGTGTCTTTCAGGAATATGCCGATCAATTTCTTGATGCCAAATATATAGATGAGGTGAATGTTCAACAGTATCTGGATATTCAACCCAAACCACTGAGTAACTAA
- a CDS encoding D-tyrosyl-tRNA(Tyr) deacylase, with protein MIAVVQRVSSGEVKISGRSRGKIGMGYVILLGVAEDDSQEDADWLAEKIVGLRIFEDKNEKMNLSIKDVEGKALVISQFTLLADYKRGRRPGFTRAARPEKAIPLYEYFMDQLWHQGIEVEKGEFGTEMQVHIMNEGPVTLVMDSTVKFPR; from the coding sequence ATGATCGCCGTCGTACAAAGAGTCAGCAGTGGCGAAGTCAAAATTTCCGGTCGATCCAGAGGCAAGATTGGCATGGGCTATGTCATTCTGTTAGGTGTGGCTGAAGATGATTCTCAGGAGGATGCTGACTGGTTGGCTGAAAAGATTGTTGGCTTAAGAATCTTTGAAGATAAAAACGAGAAGATGAATTTATCCATCAAGGACGTGGAGGGGAAAGCCCTGGTGATTTCCCAATTTACCCTGCTTGCAGACTATAAACGAGGACGCAGACCCGGCTTTACCCGGGCAGCCCGACCTGAAAAAGCCATCCCGCTTTATGAATATTTTATGGACCAGCTCTGGCACCAGGGAATTGAAGTTGAAAAGGGTGAATTCGGAACCGAAATGCAAGTTCATATCATGAATGAAGGTCCTGTTACACTGGTTATGGACAGCACGGTAAAGTTTCCTCGTTAA
- a CDS encoding NAD(P)H-binding protein codes for MAKKIIVFGGTGYYGRTVVAALVARGQLVRVVSRNAEGARAVVGSEVEIFEGDVTRPGDINRALQGMDVIVICLAAMSVKLIRKMQAIERDAVLNIMLEAKKLNISRLIYMSGYEMRASLLDDLKIPEFGAIKIEIEAALRASDLNWTILGDAPAFELFFAFLRGNKMTVPGGGLKAIPTISAEDVGEITAQTALRDDLGGQRIRLTGPQAYNFPEVAALISEITGSAIQHMAIPLTVVNVISALIYPITPFPRYLYQSLLLLNNFPADLADEVPRDHQKLLELFDYEPRTLEAEIEGRLGRKAE; via the coding sequence ATGGCTAAAAAGATAATCGTCTTTGGCGGAACTGGATACTATGGACGCACCGTTGTCGCTGCTCTGGTTGCCCGGGGGCAGCTGGTCAGGGTCGTTAGCAGGAATGCTGAAGGGGCTCGGGCTGTTGTCGGTTCTGAGGTAGAAATCTTTGAGGGCGATGTGACCCGTCCTGGGGATATCAACAGGGCTCTGCAGGGCATGGATGTCATCGTTATCTGTCTGGCTGCCATGTCCGTCAAGCTGATTCGTAAGATGCAAGCAATTGAACGTGATGCGGTGTTGAATATCATGTTGGAAGCAAAAAAACTGAACATTTCCCGCTTGATCTATATGTCTGGTTATGAAATGCGGGCCAGCTTACTGGATGACCTGAAGATCCCTGAATTTGGAGCGATCAAGATTGAGATTGAAGCAGCACTTCGAGCTTCAGATCTAAACTGGACCATTTTGGGGGATGCCCCTGCTTTCGAGTTATTTTTTGCCTTTCTTAGAGGTAATAAAATGACAGTTCCAGGAGGGGGTCTCAAGGCCATCCCAACCATCTCAGCTGAGGACGTTGGTGAGATCACGGCACAGACCGCTCTGAGAGACGATCTGGGGGGTCAACGAATCAGACTTACCGGTCCGCAAGCCTACAATTTTCCTGAAGTCGCTGCACTGATCTCGGAGATAACCGGGAGTGCGATACAACACATGGCCATTCCACTGACAGTGGTGAATGTGATTTCGGCACTGATCTACCCCATAACACCCTTTCCCCGATATCTATACCAAAGCCTGCTCCTGCTAAATAATTTTCCAGCAGATCTGGCAGACGAAGTACCCCGGGACCACCAAAAACTGTTAGAACTGTTTGACTATGAACCCCGAACCCTGGAAGCTGAAATAGAAGGTCGCCTTGGCCGCAAGGCTGAGTAG